A genome region from Chryseobacterium sp. G0186 includes the following:
- a CDS encoding efflux RND transporter periplasmic adaptor subunit produces MSVLLSCKDNKHDHAGNNDGSYYTCSMHPQVVSDKPGHCPICHMELVRVEKSKQADPNTIQLNSEQIKLGNIKTDTLKDGLLGDRVILTGVLNFNQYNMQSVSSRVMGRVEKLHYKNVGDFVTKGSPLMEIYSEELNNAKQEYLLALEKKKTFGNINSIDFDQLIQSSKNKLLLWGMTDNQVRALQSAGKISATTTFYSTASGYITSLQVVEGGYVAEGGTIVDLADLSTIWAEAQAYSSQMSLINQTKTATVQIPDLNNKVITGKIDFSNPELNPSSRINLIRITVPNPNKDLKPGMPVYVFLETPKTKGITMPVDAVIRNGKSETVWVQTGEKTFKSRMVKTGTEIDNRIEIVSGLVDGDIVVVSGAYLLNSEYIFRNGADPMAGHDMSSM; encoded by the coding sequence ATGTCGGTTTTGTTGTCTTGTAAAGACAATAAACATGACCATGCAGGTAATAATGATGGTAGTTACTATACCTGTTCCATGCACCCACAGGTTGTATCAGACAAACCCGGTCACTGTCCTATATGTCACATGGAGCTTGTTCGGGTTGAGAAAAGCAAACAAGCAGACCCCAATACCATTCAACTGAATAGCGAACAGATTAAGTTGGGCAACATAAAAACAGACACCTTAAAAGATGGTCTTTTGGGGGATAGAGTAATACTTACAGGTGTATTAAATTTCAATCAGTACAATATGCAATCCGTAAGCTCCAGAGTTATGGGACGGGTAGAAAAACTGCATTATAAAAACGTTGGTGACTTTGTAACCAAAGGTTCCCCGTTAATGGAAATATATAGTGAAGAACTGAACAATGCAAAACAGGAATATTTACTGGCACTGGAAAAGAAGAAAACTTTTGGAAATATTAATTCAATAGATTTTGACCAGCTTATACAAAGTTCAAAGAACAAATTGTTATTGTGGGGTATGACGGATAATCAGGTTAGGGCTTTACAAAGTGCTGGCAAAATTTCGGCAACAACTACATTTTATAGTACGGCTTCGGGTTACATCACAAGTTTGCAGGTTGTAGAGGGCGGTTATGTGGCAGAAGGCGGCACGATAGTAGACTTGGCTGACCTATCTACAATTTGGGCAGAAGCACAGGCTTATTCCTCCCAAATGTCACTTATCAACCAAACAAAAACAGCAACAGTACAAATTCCTGACCTGAATAACAAAGTTATTACTGGCAAAATAGACTTTAGCAACCCCGAGCTTAATCCGTCTTCAAGAATTAATTTGATACGAATTACAGTACCTAATCCAAATAAAGATTTGAAGCCCGGAATGCCTGTATATGTTTTTCTTGAAACGCCGAAGACTAAAGGCATAACCATGCCGGTAGATGCTGTAATAAGAAATGGTAAAAGTGAAACCGTATGGGTACAAACAGGAGAAAAGACATTTAAAAGTAGAATGGTAAAAACGGGAACGGAAATAGATAACAGAATAGAAATCGTTTCAGGATTAGTAGATGGAGATATTGTAGTTGTTTCAGGTGCTTATCTTTTAAACAGCGAATACATTTTTAGGAATGGAGCAGACCCGATGGCAGGACACGACATGAGCAGTATGTAA
- a CDS encoding heme-binding domain-containing protein gives MNNKLRKLKPFNIAVGILIIISICIQFIQPLRNQSDVVPATHIERVYTVPQNVKTILAQSCYDCHSNNTRYPWYSRIQPGAWYMAEHIKKGKEELNFSEFGEYSARRQRNKFRAMAGQVKDGEMPLSSYTLIHRNAVLSPEDKQVLMAWFGTMEDSIK, from the coding sequence ATGAATAATAAATTAAGAAAACTAAAACCGTTCAATATAGCTGTTGGGATATTGATAATTATTTCAATCTGTATCCAGTTTATCCAGCCGTTACGTAACCAATCAGATGTAGTGCCAGCCACCCATATTGAAAGGGTGTACACCGTACCCCAAAATGTAAAGACTATCCTTGCCCAGTCCTGCTACGACTGCCATAGCAACAATACCCGCTATCCGTGGTACAGTCGTATCCAGCCCGGAGCATGGTACATGGCAGAGCATATAAAAAAGGGGAAAGAGGAACTCAACTTTAGCGAATTTGGCGAATATTCTGCCCGCAGGCAGCGTAACAAGTTCAGGGCTATGGCGGGGCAGGTCAAGGACGGGGAAATGCCTTTGTCGTCATACACACTCATCCATCGCAATGCAGTATTATCACCGGAGGATAAGCAGGTTTTGATGGCGTGGTTTGGCACAATGGAAGACAGCATTAAATAA